A stretch of the Leopardus geoffroyi isolate Oge1 chromosome B2, O.geoffroyi_Oge1_pat1.0, whole genome shotgun sequence genome encodes the following:
- the LOC123609612 gene encoding tubby-related protein 1-like isoform X9: MPLQDNTLREVWASDSGHEEEGSDIQQRPKQQRPAKGQKLRKKRTEAPESPCPEGSKPRRKPGGGRGAEPGGAPKAGRRGKSREEPAPQPPEARTPQTVYTKFLRDPEAKRDPRETFLVARARDAVDEDEEEEEEDHEEEEEEEEEEKKEKTPLPPKKPPKEKTSTGIKERRAKAQGQKGDLGSPVPPSKPLRMKKKEVPAGEGTKMRKTKKKGSGEADKDTSMSPTRVTKKSPAAMFLVGEDGPAEKARKKKGTPKGSEEERKEEEEEEEEVTKNSNQKGKAKGKGKKKAKEERAASPPVEVDEPREFVLRPAPQGRTVRCKLTRDKKGMDRGLYPSYFLHLDTEKKVFLLAGRKRKRSKTANYLISSDPTNLSRGGENFIGKLRSNLLGNRFTVFDNGQNPHRGGGSTDVGRLRQELAAVIYETNVLGFRGPRRMTVIIPGMNTENERVPIRPRNTSDGLLVRWQNKTLESLIELHNKPPIWNEDSGSYTLNFQGRVTQASVKNFQIVHADDRSGCPAGSGPEPRATSTIASNSWNASSSPGEAREDGPEGLDKGLDNDAEGVWSPDIEQSFQEALAIYPPCGRRKIILSDEGKMYGRNELIARYIKLRTGKTRTRKQVSSHIQVLARKKVREYQVGIKDQVSKDKALQSMASMSSAQIVSASVLQNKFSPPSPLPQAVFSTSSRFWSSPPLLGQQPGPSQDIKPFAQPAYPIQPPLPPTLSTAASVPVWQDRTIASSRLRLLEYSAFMEVQRDPDTYSKHLFVHIGQTNPAFSDPPLEAVDVRQIYDKFPEKKGGLKELYEKGPPNAFFLVKFWADLNSTIQEGPGAFYGVSSQYSSADSMTISVSTKVCSFGKQVVEKVETEYARLENGRFVYRIHRSPMCEYMINFIHKLKHLPEKYMMNSVLENFTILQVVTSRDSQETLLVIAFVFEVSTSEHGAQHHVYKLVKD; encoded by the exons GGGCAGAAGTTGAGGAAGAAAAGGACGGAAGCCCCCGAGTCCCCCTGCCCCGAGGGATCCAAGCCCCGGAGGAAACCTGGAGGCGGGCGGGGGGCCGAGCCCGGGGGTGCCCCCAAGG CCGGGCGGAGGGGGAAGTCGCGGGAGGAGCCCGCCCCGCAGCCGCCCGAGGCGCGGACGCCGCAGACGGTCTACACCAAGTTCCTCAGAGACCCCGAGGCCAAACGCGACCCGCGGGAAACCTTCCTGGTAGCGCGAGCCCGGGACGCAGTAGACG aggatgaggaggaagaagaggaagaccatgaagaggaagaggaagaggaggaggaggaaaagaaagagaaaacccctCTGCCTCCCAAGAAGCCTCCTAAAGAGAAGACTTCCACAGGCATCAAGGAGAGGAGGGCCAAGGCCCAGGGTCAGAAGG GGGACCTGGGAAGCCCTGTCCCCCCATCCAAACCTCTTCGAATGAAGAAGAAGGAGGtaccagcgggggaggggaccaagatgagaaagacaaagaagaaag GGTCTGGGGAGGCTGACAAGGACACCTCCATGAGCCCGACTAGAGTGACAAAGAAGAGCCCAGCAGCCATGTTTCTGGTGGGGGAAGATGGCCCCGCTGAGAAAGCTCGGAAGAAGAAAG GCACTCCCAAAGGctcagaagaggagaggaaggaggaagaggaagaggaggaagaagtgaCAAAGAACAGCAATCAGAAGGGCAAAGcgaaaggaaaaggcaaaaag AAAGCG aaggaggagagagccGCATCTCCACCCGTGGAAGTGGATGAACCCCGGGAGTTTGTGCTTCGGCCTGCCCCTCAGGGCCGGACAGTTCGCTGCAAGCTGACCCGGGACAAGAAGGGCATGGATCGGGGCCTGTATCCCTCCTACTTCCTGCACCTGGACACAGAGAAGAAG GTGTTCCTCTTGGCTGGCAGGAAGCGGAAACGTAGCAAGACGGCCAATTACCTCATCTCCAGCGACCCTACCAATCTGTCTCGAGGAGGGGAGAATTTCATTGGGAAGCTGAG GTCCAATCTCCTGGGCAACCGCTTCACTGTCTTTGACAACGGGCAGAACCCGCACCGCGGAGGAGGCAGCACTGATGTGGGGCGCCTTCGGCAGGAGCTGGCAGCTGTGATCTAT GAAACCAACGTGTTGGGCTTCCGAGGTCCCCGGCGCATGACGGTCATCATTCCAGGCATGAATACGGAGAACGAGAGGGTCCCCATCCGGCCGCGAAAT ACCAGCGATGGGTTGCTGGTGCGCTGGCAAAACAAGACACTGGAGAGCCTCATCGAGCTGCACAACAAGCCCCCCATCTGGAATGAAGACAGCGGCTCCTACACCCTCAACTTCCAAGGCCGAGTCACACAAGCCTCCGTCAAGAACTTCCAGATTGTTCACGCCGATGACC GCTCCGGCTGCCCAGCGGGCTcaggcccagagcccagagcaacCAGCACAATAGCGTCCAACAGCTGGAATGCCAGCAGCAGCCCCGGGGAGGCCCGGGAGGATGGGCCCGAGGGCCTGGACAAGGGGCTGGACAACGACGCGGAGGGTGTGTGGAGCCCCGACATCGAGCAGAGCTTCCAGGAGGCCCTGGCCATCTACCCGCCCTGCGGCCGCCGCAAGATCATCCTGTCAGACGAGGGCAAGATGTACG GTCGAAATGAGTTGATTGCGCGCTACATCAAACTGAGGACGGGGAAGACGCGGACGAGAAAACAG GTGTCCAGCCACATACAGGTTCTAGCTCGGAAGAAGGTGCGGGAGTACCAGGTTGGCATCAAG gaccaGGTCTCCAAGGACAAAGCCCTCCAGAGCATGGCATCCATGTCATCCGCCCAGATTGTCTCCGCCAGCGTCCTACAGAACAAGTTcagcccaccctcccctctgccccaggccgtcttctccacttcctcacgG TTCTGGAGCAGCCCCCCTCTCCTGGGACAGCAGCCTGGACCCTCTCAGGA CATCAAGCCCTTTGCACAACCAGCCTACCCCATCCAGCCGCCCCTGCCGCCAACGCTCAGCA CTGCTGCCTCTGTGCCCGTGTGGCAGGACCGCACCATCGCTTCCTCCCGGCTGCGGCTCCTCGAGTATTCTGCCTTCATGGAGGTGCAGCGAGACCCCGACACG TACAGCAAACACCTATTTGTGCACATCGGCCAGACGAACCCTGCCTTTTCGGACCCGCCTCTGGAGGCCGTCGACGTGCGTCAGATCTATGACAAGTTCCCAGAGAAAAAAGGGGGACTGAAGGAACTCTATGAGAAGGGGCCCCCTAATGCCTTCTTCCTTGTCAAGTTCTGG GCCGACCTCAACAGCACCATCCAGGAGGGCCCAGGAGCCTTCTACGGGGTCAGCTCCCAGTATAGCTCGGCCGATAGCATGACCATCAGCGTCTCCACCAAGGTGTGCTCCTTTGGCAAGCAAGTGGTGGAGAAGGTGGAG ACGGAGTATGCCAGGCTGGAGAACGGGCGCTTCGTGTACCGCATCCACCGCTCCCCCATGTGCGAGTACATGATCAATTTCATCCACAAGCTGAAGCACCTGCCGGAGAAATACATGATGAACAGCGTCCTGGAGAACTTCACCATCCTgcag GTGGTCACGAGCCGGGACTCCCAGGAGACCCTGCTTGTCATTGCTTTCGTCTTCGAAGTCTCCACCAGCGAGCACGGGGCCCAGCACCATGTCTACAAACTCGTCAAAGACTAG
- the LOC123609612 gene encoding tubby-related protein 1-like isoform X6, with translation MPLQDNTLREVWASDSGHEEEGSDIQQRPKQQRPAKGQKLRKKRTEAPESPCPEGSKPRRKPGGGRGAEPGGAPKAGRRGKSREEPAPQPPEARTPQTVYTKFLRDPEAKRDPRETFLVARARDAVDEDEEEEEEDHEEEEEEEEEEKKEKTPLPPKKPPKEKTSTGIKERRAKAQGQKGDLGSPVPPSKPLRMKKKEVPAGEGTKMRKTKKKGSGEADKDTSMSPTRVTKKSPAAMFLVGEDGPAEKARKKKGTPKGSEEERKEEEEEEEEVTKNSNQKGKAKGKGKKKAKEERAASPPVEVDEPREFVLRPAPQGRTVRCKLTRDKKGMDRGLYPSYFLHLDTEKKVFLLAGRKRKRSKTANYLISSDPTNLSRGGENFIGKLRSNLLGNRFTVFDNGQNPHRGGGSTDVGRLRQELAAVIYETNVLGFRGPRRMTVIIPGMNTENERVPIRPRNTSDGLLVRWQNKTLESLIELHNKPPIWNEDSGSYTLNFQGRVTQASVKNFQIVHADDRSGCPAGSGPEPRATSTIASNSWNASSSPGEAREDGPEGLDKGLDNDAEGVWSPDIEQSFQEALAIYPPCGRRKIILSDEGKMYGRNELIARYIKLRTGKTRTRKQVSSHIQVLARKKVREYQVGIKDQVSKDKALQSMASMSSAQIVSASVLQNKFSPPSPLPQAVFSTSSRFWSSPPLLGQQPGPSQDIKPFAQPAYPIQPPLPPTLSSYEPLTPLPPAAASVPVWQDRTIASSRLRLLEYSAFMEVQRDPDTYSKHLFVHIGQTNPAFSDPPLEAVDVRQIYDKFPEKKGGLKELYEKGPPNAFFLVKFWADLNSTIQEGPGAFYGVSSQYSSADSMTISVSTKVCSFGKQVVEKVETEYARLENGRFVYRIHRSPMCEYMINFIHKLKHLPEKYMMNSVLENFTILQVVTSRDSQETLLVIAFVFEVSTSEHGAQHHVYKLVKD, from the exons GGGCAGAAGTTGAGGAAGAAAAGGACGGAAGCCCCCGAGTCCCCCTGCCCCGAGGGATCCAAGCCCCGGAGGAAACCTGGAGGCGGGCGGGGGGCCGAGCCCGGGGGTGCCCCCAAGG CCGGGCGGAGGGGGAAGTCGCGGGAGGAGCCCGCCCCGCAGCCGCCCGAGGCGCGGACGCCGCAGACGGTCTACACCAAGTTCCTCAGAGACCCCGAGGCCAAACGCGACCCGCGGGAAACCTTCCTGGTAGCGCGAGCCCGGGACGCAGTAGACG aggatgaggaggaagaagaggaagaccatgaagaggaagaggaagaggaggaggaggaaaagaaagagaaaacccctCTGCCTCCCAAGAAGCCTCCTAAAGAGAAGACTTCCACAGGCATCAAGGAGAGGAGGGCCAAGGCCCAGGGTCAGAAGG GGGACCTGGGAAGCCCTGTCCCCCCATCCAAACCTCTTCGAATGAAGAAGAAGGAGGtaccagcgggggaggggaccaagatgagaaagacaaagaagaaag GGTCTGGGGAGGCTGACAAGGACACCTCCATGAGCCCGACTAGAGTGACAAAGAAGAGCCCAGCAGCCATGTTTCTGGTGGGGGAAGATGGCCCCGCTGAGAAAGCTCGGAAGAAGAAAG GCACTCCCAAAGGctcagaagaggagaggaaggaggaagaggaagaggaggaagaagtgaCAAAGAACAGCAATCAGAAGGGCAAAGcgaaaggaaaaggcaaaaag AAAGCG aaggaggagagagccGCATCTCCACCCGTGGAAGTGGATGAACCCCGGGAGTTTGTGCTTCGGCCTGCCCCTCAGGGCCGGACAGTTCGCTGCAAGCTGACCCGGGACAAGAAGGGCATGGATCGGGGCCTGTATCCCTCCTACTTCCTGCACCTGGACACAGAGAAGAAG GTGTTCCTCTTGGCTGGCAGGAAGCGGAAACGTAGCAAGACGGCCAATTACCTCATCTCCAGCGACCCTACCAATCTGTCTCGAGGAGGGGAGAATTTCATTGGGAAGCTGAG GTCCAATCTCCTGGGCAACCGCTTCACTGTCTTTGACAACGGGCAGAACCCGCACCGCGGAGGAGGCAGCACTGATGTGGGGCGCCTTCGGCAGGAGCTGGCAGCTGTGATCTAT GAAACCAACGTGTTGGGCTTCCGAGGTCCCCGGCGCATGACGGTCATCATTCCAGGCATGAATACGGAGAACGAGAGGGTCCCCATCCGGCCGCGAAAT ACCAGCGATGGGTTGCTGGTGCGCTGGCAAAACAAGACACTGGAGAGCCTCATCGAGCTGCACAACAAGCCCCCCATCTGGAATGAAGACAGCGGCTCCTACACCCTCAACTTCCAAGGCCGAGTCACACAAGCCTCCGTCAAGAACTTCCAGATTGTTCACGCCGATGACC GCTCCGGCTGCCCAGCGGGCTcaggcccagagcccagagcaacCAGCACAATAGCGTCCAACAGCTGGAATGCCAGCAGCAGCCCCGGGGAGGCCCGGGAGGATGGGCCCGAGGGCCTGGACAAGGGGCTGGACAACGACGCGGAGGGTGTGTGGAGCCCCGACATCGAGCAGAGCTTCCAGGAGGCCCTGGCCATCTACCCGCCCTGCGGCCGCCGCAAGATCATCCTGTCAGACGAGGGCAAGATGTACG GTCGAAATGAGTTGATTGCGCGCTACATCAAACTGAGGACGGGGAAGACGCGGACGAGAAAACAG GTGTCCAGCCACATACAGGTTCTAGCTCGGAAGAAGGTGCGGGAGTACCAGGTTGGCATCAAG gaccaGGTCTCCAAGGACAAAGCCCTCCAGAGCATGGCATCCATGTCATCCGCCCAGATTGTCTCCGCCAGCGTCCTACAGAACAAGTTcagcccaccctcccctctgccccaggccgtcttctccacttcctcacgG TTCTGGAGCAGCCCCCCTCTCCTGGGACAGCAGCCTGGACCCTCTCAGGA CATCAAGCCCTTTGCACAACCAGCCTACCCCATCCAGCCGCCCCTGCCGCCAACGCTCAGCA GTTACGAGCCCCTGACCCCGCTCCCCCCAGCTGCTGCCTCTGTGCCCGTGTGGCAGGACCGCACCATCGCTTCCTCCCGGCTGCGGCTCCTCGAGTATTCTGCCTTCATGGAGGTGCAGCGAGACCCCGACACG TACAGCAAACACCTATTTGTGCACATCGGCCAGACGAACCCTGCCTTTTCGGACCCGCCTCTGGAGGCCGTCGACGTGCGTCAGATCTATGACAAGTTCCCAGAGAAAAAAGGGGGACTGAAGGAACTCTATGAGAAGGGGCCCCCTAATGCCTTCTTCCTTGTCAAGTTCTGG GCCGACCTCAACAGCACCATCCAGGAGGGCCCAGGAGCCTTCTACGGGGTCAGCTCCCAGTATAGCTCGGCCGATAGCATGACCATCAGCGTCTCCACCAAGGTGTGCTCCTTTGGCAAGCAAGTGGTGGAGAAGGTGGAG ACGGAGTATGCCAGGCTGGAGAACGGGCGCTTCGTGTACCGCATCCACCGCTCCCCCATGTGCGAGTACATGATCAATTTCATCCACAAGCTGAAGCACCTGCCGGAGAAATACATGATGAACAGCGTCCTGGAGAACTTCACCATCCTgcag GTGGTCACGAGCCGGGACTCCCAGGAGACCCTGCTTGTCATTGCTTTCGTCTTCGAAGTCTCCACCAGCGAGCACGGGGCCCAGCACCATGTCTACAAACTCGTCAAAGACTAG
- the LOC123609612 gene encoding uncharacterized protein LOC123609612 isoform X11 has translation MPLQDNTLREVWASDSGHEEEGSDIQQRPKQQRPAKGQKLRKKRTEAPESPCPEGSKPRRKPGGGRGAEPGGAPKEDEEEEEEDHEEEEEEEEEEKKEKTPLPPKKPPKEKTSTGIKERRAKAQGQKGDLGSPVPPSKPLRMKKKEVPAGEGTKMRKTKKKGSGEADKDTSMSPTRVTKKSPAAMFLVGEDGPAEKARKKKGTPKGSEEERKEEEEEEEEVTKNSNQKGKAKGKGKKKAKEERAASPPVEVDEPREFVLRPAPQGRTVRCKLTRDKKGMDRGLYPSYFLHLDTEKKVFLLAGRKRKRSKTANYLISSDPTNLSRGGENFIGKLRSNLLGNRFTVFDNGQNPHRGGGSTDVGRLRQELAAVIYETNVLGFRGPRRMTVIIPGMNTENERVPIRPRNTSDGLLVRWQNKTLESLIELHNKPPIWNEDSGSYTLNFQGRVTQASVKNFQIVHADDRSGCPAGSGPEPRATSTIASNSWNASSSPGEAREDGPEGLDKGLDNDAEGVWSPDIEQSFQEALAIYPPCGRRKIILSDEGKMYGRNELIARYIKLRTGKTRTRKQVSSHIQVLARKKVREYQVGIKAMNLDQVSKDKALQSMASMSSAQIVSASVLQNKFSPPSPLPQAVFSTSSRFWSSPPLLGQQPGPSQDIKPFAQPAYPIQPPLPPTLSSYEPLTPLPPAAASVPVWQDRTIASSRLRLLEYSAFMEVQRDPDTYSKHLFVHIGQTNPAFSDPPLEAVDVRQIYDKFPEKKGGLKELYEKGPPNAFFLVKFWADLNSTIQEGPGAFYGVSSQYSSADSMTISVSTKVCSFGKQVVEKVETEYARLENGRFVYRIHRSPMCEYMINFIHKLKHLPEKYMMNSVLENFTILQVVTSRDSQETLLVIAFVFEVSTSEHGAQHHVYKLVKD, from the exons GGGCAGAAGTTGAGGAAGAAAAGGACGGAAGCCCCCGAGTCCCCCTGCCCCGAGGGATCCAAGCCCCGGAGGAAACCTGGAGGCGGGCGGGGGGCCGAGCCCGGGGGTGCCCCCAAGG aggatgaggaggaagaagaggaagaccatgaagaggaagaggaagaggaggaggaggaaaagaaagagaaaacccctCTGCCTCCCAAGAAGCCTCCTAAAGAGAAGACTTCCACAGGCATCAAGGAGAGGAGGGCCAAGGCCCAGGGTCAGAAGG GGGACCTGGGAAGCCCTGTCCCCCCATCCAAACCTCTTCGAATGAAGAAGAAGGAGGtaccagcgggggaggggaccaagatgagaaagacaaagaagaaag GGTCTGGGGAGGCTGACAAGGACACCTCCATGAGCCCGACTAGAGTGACAAAGAAGAGCCCAGCAGCCATGTTTCTGGTGGGGGAAGATGGCCCCGCTGAGAAAGCTCGGAAGAAGAAAG GCACTCCCAAAGGctcagaagaggagaggaaggaggaagaggaagaggaggaagaagtgaCAAAGAACAGCAATCAGAAGGGCAAAGcgaaaggaaaaggcaaaaag AAAGCG aaggaggagagagccGCATCTCCACCCGTGGAAGTGGATGAACCCCGGGAGTTTGTGCTTCGGCCTGCCCCTCAGGGCCGGACAGTTCGCTGCAAGCTGACCCGGGACAAGAAGGGCATGGATCGGGGCCTGTATCCCTCCTACTTCCTGCACCTGGACACAGAGAAGAAG GTGTTCCTCTTGGCTGGCAGGAAGCGGAAACGTAGCAAGACGGCCAATTACCTCATCTCCAGCGACCCTACCAATCTGTCTCGAGGAGGGGAGAATTTCATTGGGAAGCTGAG GTCCAATCTCCTGGGCAACCGCTTCACTGTCTTTGACAACGGGCAGAACCCGCACCGCGGAGGAGGCAGCACTGATGTGGGGCGCCTTCGGCAGGAGCTGGCAGCTGTGATCTAT GAAACCAACGTGTTGGGCTTCCGAGGTCCCCGGCGCATGACGGTCATCATTCCAGGCATGAATACGGAGAACGAGAGGGTCCCCATCCGGCCGCGAAAT ACCAGCGATGGGTTGCTGGTGCGCTGGCAAAACAAGACACTGGAGAGCCTCATCGAGCTGCACAACAAGCCCCCCATCTGGAATGAAGACAGCGGCTCCTACACCCTCAACTTCCAAGGCCGAGTCACACAAGCCTCCGTCAAGAACTTCCAGATTGTTCACGCCGATGACC GCTCCGGCTGCCCAGCGGGCTcaggcccagagcccagagcaacCAGCACAATAGCGTCCAACAGCTGGAATGCCAGCAGCAGCCCCGGGGAGGCCCGGGAGGATGGGCCCGAGGGCCTGGACAAGGGGCTGGACAACGACGCGGAGGGTGTGTGGAGCCCCGACATCGAGCAGAGCTTCCAGGAGGCCCTGGCCATCTACCCGCCCTGCGGCCGCCGCAAGATCATCCTGTCAGACGAGGGCAAGATGTACG GTCGAAATGAGTTGATTGCGCGCTACATCAAACTGAGGACGGGGAAGACGCGGACGAGAAAACAG GTGTCCAGCCACATACAGGTTCTAGCTCGGAAGAAGGTGCGGGAGTACCAGGTTGGCATCAAG GCCATGAACCTG gaccaGGTCTCCAAGGACAAAGCCCTCCAGAGCATGGCATCCATGTCATCCGCCCAGATTGTCTCCGCCAGCGTCCTACAGAACAAGTTcagcccaccctcccctctgccccaggccgtcttctccacttcctcacgG TTCTGGAGCAGCCCCCCTCTCCTGGGACAGCAGCCTGGACCCTCTCAGGA CATCAAGCCCTTTGCACAACCAGCCTACCCCATCCAGCCGCCCCTGCCGCCAACGCTCAGCA GTTACGAGCCCCTGACCCCGCTCCCCCCAGCTGCTGCCTCTGTGCCCGTGTGGCAGGACCGCACCATCGCTTCCTCCCGGCTGCGGCTCCTCGAGTATTCTGCCTTCATGGAGGTGCAGCGAGACCCCGACACG TACAGCAAACACCTATTTGTGCACATCGGCCAGACGAACCCTGCCTTTTCGGACCCGCCTCTGGAGGCCGTCGACGTGCGTCAGATCTATGACAAGTTCCCAGAGAAAAAAGGGGGACTGAAGGAACTCTATGAGAAGGGGCCCCCTAATGCCTTCTTCCTTGTCAAGTTCTGG GCCGACCTCAACAGCACCATCCAGGAGGGCCCAGGAGCCTTCTACGGGGTCAGCTCCCAGTATAGCTCGGCCGATAGCATGACCATCAGCGTCTCCACCAAGGTGTGCTCCTTTGGCAAGCAAGTGGTGGAGAAGGTGGAG ACGGAGTATGCCAGGCTGGAGAACGGGCGCTTCGTGTACCGCATCCACCGCTCCCCCATGTGCGAGTACATGATCAATTTCATCCACAAGCTGAAGCACCTGCCGGAGAAATACATGATGAACAGCGTCCTGGAGAACTTCACCATCCTgcag GTGGTCACGAGCCGGGACTCCCAGGAGACCCTGCTTGTCATTGCTTTCGTCTTCGAAGTCTCCACCAGCGAGCACGGGGCCCAGCACCATGTCTACAAACTCGTCAAAGACTAG